A part of Vigna radiata var. radiata cultivar VC1973A chromosome 11, Vradiata_ver6, whole genome shotgun sequence genomic DNA contains:
- the LOC106777268 gene encoding cytochrome P450 71D8, producing METQTCIFVIAFSLIFLLNWFAKHYKNKSHVSLKLPPGPKRLPIIGNLHQLAVAGSLPHRALQNLSHKYGPLMHLQLGEISAVVASSPEMAKEITKTHDVAFVQRPQFISGQILSYGGIDVVFAPYGDYWRQMRKIFVSELLSTKRVQSFSFIREDETEKLIDSIRRSAGSPINLTGRIFSLVSTTVSRAAFGNKSKDQDEFLLLIKKVIGSVGGFDLADLFPSMKSIHFITGKKAKLEKLLNQVDRVLENIVKEHQEKQRRAEEGRAQIKDEDLVDVLLGFQQADAALDIKITTRNVKALILDVFAGGVDTSASTIEWAMTEMMRSPRVMKKAQAELREALREKEMIHERDLEQLSYLKLVVKETLRLHPPTPLLIPRECSERTMIDGYEIPVKTKVMINVWAICRDPKYWNDAEMFVPERFEGSSIDFKGNNFEYLPFGAGRRICPGISFGLAGIMLPLARLLYHFNWELPNGMTPESIDTVERFGMAIGRKNELCLIPIVYDP from the exons ATGGAAACTCAAACCTGCATCTTTGTTATTGCCTTCTCCCTAATCTTTCTATTGAATTGGTTTGCAAAACATTACAAGAATAAATCTCATGTCTCTCTCAAACTACCCCCAGGCCCAAAGAGGCTACCAATCATAGGAAACCTTCATCAACTAGCAGTAGCAGGTTCACTTCCACACCGTGCTCTCCAAAATCTTTCCCATAAATATGGACCTCTCATGCACCTTCAACTTGGTGAGATTTCTGCAGTGGTTGCATCCTCCCCGGAGATGGCCAAGGAAATAACCAAAACACATGATGTCGCTTTTGTGCAAAGGCCTCAGTTTATTTCTGGACAAATTTTGTCCTACGGGGGCATAGATGTTGTTTTCGCTCCATATGGTGATTACTGGAGACAAATGAGGAAAATATTTGTCTCAGAACTTCTAAGTACCAAGAGAGTTCagtctttctcttttattagaGAAGATGAGACGGAAAAACTTATAGACTCGATTCGAAGATCAGCAGGTTCACCAATCAATCTTACTGGCAGAATTTTCTCGTTGGTAAGCACTACTGTTTCCAGGGCAGCATTTGGTAACAAATCAAAGGACCAGGATGAATTTCTACTTTTGATTAAGAAAGTAATAGGATCGGTTGGAGGATTTGACCTTGCTGATTTGTTCCCTTCTATGAAATCCATACATTTCATAACTGGGAAGAAGGCCAAATTGGAGAAGCTGCTGAATCAGGTTGACAGGGTCTTGGAAAATATTGTCAAAGAGCatcaagaaaagcaaagaagagcGGAAGAAGGGAGAGCTCAAATAAAGGACGAAGATCTTGTTGATGTTCTTCTCGGATTCCAACAAGCCGACGCTGCTCTCGATATCAAAATCACCACTAGGAACGTCAAAGCTTTGATATTG GACGTATTTGCTGGTGGCGTTGATACTTCTGCATCAACAATAGAGTGGGCAATGACAGAAATGATGCGAAGTCCAAGAGTGATGAAGAAAGCACAAGCTGAGTTGAGAGAAGCCTTAAGAGAGAAGGAAATGATCCATGAAAGGGATCTAGAGCAACTTAGTTATTTGAAGTTGGTGGTCAAAGAGACATTGAGGCTACACCCACCAACTCCATTGTTGATCCCTAGAGAATGCTCTGAACGAACCATGATCGATGGGTATGAAATACCTGTGAAAACTAAAGTGATGATAAACGTATGGGCAATTTGCAGGGATCCGAAATACTGGAATGATGCAGAGATGTTTGTCCCAGAAAGGTTTGAAGGAAGTAGTATCGATTTCAAAGGGAATAACTTCGAGTATCTGCCATTTGGAGCAGGAAGGAGAATATGCCCTGGAATCTCGTTTGGTTTAGCAGGTATCATGCTTCCACTGGCTCGATTACTTTATCATTTCAACTGGGAACTTCCAAATGGCATGACACCTGAGAGTATAGACACGGTTGAACGCTTTGGAATGGCCATTGGTAGGAAAAACGAATTGTGTTTGATCCCCATTGTTTATGATCCTTGA